A window of Diospyros lotus cultivar Yz01 chromosome 14, ASM1463336v1, whole genome shotgun sequence contains these coding sequences:
- the LOC127790563 gene encoding bidirectional sugar transporter SWEET12-like, with translation MAMFSMQHSWVFTFGILGNIVSFMVYLAPVPTFHRIVKKKSTEGFESLPYLVAHFSSVLWIYYACLKSNAFLLMSINSVGCVIETIYIALYIAYAPKKARMYTLKLLLLLNFGGLFTIVVLSHFLAKGSSQVHVLGWVCLVFSVCVFVAPLSIMRQVISTKSVEFMPFSLSLCLTLNAVMWFFYGLLERDIYVALPNILGFAFGLLQMVLYLFYKNHKRLASLEEQKQLPSVVIMKQCPTMAADVHPKSSPENKLEAHHEDHHQNLQLEGERSKHGERMDASDQV, from the exons ATGGCCATGTTCTCTATGCAGCATTCATGGGTTTTCACCTTTGGAATTCTAG GCAATATTGTCTCCTTCATGGTGTATCTTGCTCCAGT GCCAACATTTCACAGgatcgtaaaaaaaaaatcgactgAAGGGTTCGAGTCACTCCCCTACTTGGTTGCACACTTCAGTTCTGTGCTGTGGATTTACTATGCTTGCCTCAAGTCTAATGCCTTCCTTCTCATGAGCATCAACTCTGTTGGCTGTGTTATAGAGACCATCTATATAGCCTTATACATCGCTTATGCGCCAAAGAAAGCCCGG ATGTATACCTTGAAGCTGCTCCTTCTGTTGAACTTTGGAGGGCTTTTCACAATTGTTGTCTTGTCCCACTTCTTGGCAAAAGGATCCTCTCAAGTCCATGTACTTGGATGGGTCTGTCTTGTGTTTTCAGTTTGTGTATTTGTGGCACCCTTGAGCATCATG AGACAGGTGATAAGCACAAAGAGTGTGGAGTTCATGCCATTTTCCTTGTCACTTTGCCTTACACTGAACGCAGTTATGTGGTTCTTCTATGGGCTACTGGAGAGAGATATTTATGTTGCa CTTCCAAACATTTTGGGATTTGCGTTTGGGCTACTGCAAATGGTTCTTTATCTGTTCTACAAGAACCACAAGAGACTAGCCTCACTGGAAGAGCAGAAGCAGCTGCCATCCGTTGTTATTATGAAGCAATGCCCCACCATGGCTGCTGACGTACACCCAAAATCCTCCCCAGAAAACAAATTAGAGGCTCATCATGAAGATCATCATCAGAATCTGCAACTGGAAGGTGAACGCAGCAAGCATGGAGAGAGGATGGATGCATCTGATCAAGTTTAA